In a genomic window of Flavobacterium sp. KACC 22761:
- a CDS encoding proline iminopeptidase-family hydrolase encodes MRYILLLTVIILAFSCKKEDQSSSLKNYFTYEKNNVIESAGVKMIPIKTPVGEFKVWTKRFGNNPKIKILLLHGGPAMTHEYMECFETFFQREGFEFYEYDQLGSYYSDQPKDSSLWTTERFVEEVEQVRKAIGADNSNFYILGNSWGGILATEYALKYQKNMKALLVSNMVASAPEYKKYAEEVLAKQMKPEILAEIRALEAKKDFSNPRYMELLIPNFYHEHLCRLKEWPDGLNRSGKHINNEIYTIMQGPSEFGISGRLAKWDVKNRLHEIEIPTLMIGAKYDTMDPKAMEEQSKLVKNGHYLYCPNGSHLAMWDDQQVYMNGVIEFIHNVDLKKI; translated from the coding sequence ATGCGTTATATTCTACTTCTTACGGTTATAATTCTGGCTTTTTCATGTAAAAAAGAAGATCAATCTTCAAGTTTAAAAAATTATTTTACCTACGAAAAAAACAACGTAATAGAAAGTGCAGGAGTAAAAATGATTCCGATAAAAACACCAGTTGGAGAGTTCAAAGTCTGGACAAAGCGTTTTGGAAACAATCCAAAAATTAAAATACTTTTATTACACGGAGGTCCAGCAATGACCCACGAGTATATGGAATGCTTTGAAACTTTTTTTCAACGCGAAGGATTTGAGTTTTACGAATATGATCAACTTGGTTCATATTATAGCGACCAACCAAAAGATAGCAGTTTATGGACTACCGAACGATTTGTTGAAGAAGTTGAACAAGTTAGAAAAGCAATTGGCGCAGACAATAGCAATTTTTATATTTTAGGCAATTCATGGGGTGGAATTCTCGCAACAGAATATGCTTTAAAATATCAAAAAAATATGAAAGCTTTATTAGTTTCAAATATGGTTGCCAGCGCCCCAGAATACAAAAAATATGCTGAAGAGGTTTTAGCGAAGCAAATGAAACCCGAAATATTAGCCGAAATACGTGCATTAGAAGCTAAAAAAGATTTCAGTAATCCGAGATATATGGAACTTTTAATTCCAAATTTCTACCACGAGCATTTATGTCGATTAAAAGAATGGCCTGACGGCTTAAACAGATCCGGAAAACACATAAATAATGAAATTTACACTATTATGCAAGGTCCGAGTGAATTTGGAATAAGCGGTCGATTAGCAAAATGGGATGTTAAAAATCGTTTGCACGAAATAGAAATTCCAACCCTCATGATTGGCGCTAAATATGACACAATGGATCCAAAAGCAATGGAAGAACAGAGTAAATTAGTAAAAAATGGACATTATTTGTACTGTCCAAATGGAAGCCATCT
- the dcm gene encoding DNA (cytosine-5-)-methyltransferase, which yields MSNKFTVGSLYAGIGGICLGFKKSGFDLLWANEYDKNACITYKENFKHNLIEGDVLQLDVDGIPKIDVLTAGFPCQPFSVAGYRKGFDDNRGNHFFRILDFVDTMRPKVVFLENVKNLVTHDHGNTMKVIEKSLRDRNYSFQSKVLNTKDYGNIPHNRERIFIVAFDKTVIKNPEEVFEFPKEDKLTKTIKDVIINEKVEDEFYYNEDRYMYKMLQEEMTSDKTVYQFRRQYVRENKSNVCPTLTANMGTGGHNVPLIKTDFGFRKLTPRECLRFQGFPDGFKIPKIANSHLYKQAGNSVSVPVIEAVSKNIMKVLKSAK from the coding sequence ATGAGCAATAAATTTACTGTTGGAAGTCTATATGCCGGTATTGGAGGAATTTGTTTAGGATTTAAAAAATCTGGTTTTGATTTGCTTTGGGCAAATGAATATGATAAAAATGCCTGCATTACGTATAAGGAAAACTTTAAACATAATTTAATTGAAGGTGATGTATTGCAATTAGATGTTGACGGAATTCCAAAAATTGATGTACTTACAGCAGGTTTTCCATGTCAGCCATTTTCTGTAGCTGGTTATAGAAAAGGCTTTGACGACAATAGAGGAAATCATTTTTTTAGGATATTGGATTTTGTTGATACTATGAGACCAAAAGTGGTTTTTTTGGAAAACGTAAAAAATCTAGTAACACATGATCATGGAAATACTATGAAAGTGATCGAAAAATCGTTGCGTGACAGAAATTATTCTTTTCAATCTAAAGTTTTGAATACTAAAGATTACGGCAATATTCCGCATAATAGAGAACGTATTTTTATAGTTGCTTTTGATAAAACGGTAATTAAAAATCCAGAGGAAGTTTTTGAGTTTCCAAAAGAAGATAAATTGACAAAAACGATCAAAGACGTTATTATAAATGAAAAAGTCGAAGATGAATTTTATTATAATGAAGACCGTTATATGTATAAAATGCTTCAAGAGGAAATGACGTCGGATAAAACTGTTTATCAATTCAGAAGGCAATATGTAAGAGAAAATAAATCGAATGTTTGTCCGACATTGACTGCAAATATGGGAACAGGAGGGCACAATGTGCCTTTAATAAAAACCGATTTTGGATTTAGAAAATTGACTCCAAGAGAATGTTTAAGATTCCAAGGTTTTCCGGATGGGTTCAAAATTCCCAAGATAGCTAATTCTCATTTATACAAACAAGCAGGGAATTCTGTTAGTGTGCCTGTTATTGAAGCTGTTTCAAAAAATATAATGAAGGTTTTAAAGTCTGCTAAATAG